The window ACTGCCTGATAACTTTAATGAAGCCAAATTTATCACCTTCAGCATGTTGATATTCTGTGCAGTGTGGCTCACTTTCATTCCAGCATATGTCAGCTCTCCTGGGaagttcagtgttgctgtggaaatatttgctatcctggcctccagctttggactgctcatttgtatttttattccaaaatgttacattatcttaatgaaaccagagaagaatacaaaaaagaatATGATGGGGAAGGCAGCACCAAAATCATTCTGAGAAGTTCAAATAATATGATGGCAAAGGAATTCAGGAGCCATCATAATATTTACACCAATGTTTTTGTTATCAGGACAGTAAAGTAGATACCTATATTAATTTCACTGAAGACTTGTATTTAAAAACTTTAGTAATTTCTActgtctttcatttcatttgtgacATAGGATATGGAGATGACAGCACTTAATTCAATGTAATACACAATCAGATCAAGCAATCCGTAAAGTATGAGTAAATGCACCAGCCTAATCTATGATCTCTTACTGGTTTTCAACATTTATCgcagtttataaaatatagTATTTAAGTTTACTCATGTGGTTTCATCTACTGAAGCTTAAGTTCAACAAGGTTCAGAACAATCAGCTGACCTGGCTCAGGAAGGCAACCTTGTGACTGGAAGCACAGGACGGTTTTCATGGTACACAGGGCAGGATTATGTAATTAACACATTTCAGACAATTCAAGAAGTATGAAAATGCAACAAGTATTTGCTATTAgatctatatatatattgaaCTATTTatatctctctctgtatttgaAAGTGAGCTCTGACTTCTGATGAAAATACAGCTGATGGCTGAGATAGAGCCTGGGTGAAACAGCATTCTCAGGTGTCTGCAGATTCTGAAATAATTGTACTGGATTGGTTAATTTACTGTTGTGCGAAATCTCTTTAGCCTGCCCAAAGCCTAGTTTTCTCTTACATACAGTAACCATCATCCCACATTATATTTAAATTGAAAATATGAATTCAAATATGAGATGGATcataataatgtaaaacatattcatatatatgtatataaaatgcAGCACAACTTAGTATTACTGTCTGTAAACACATGAAGTAaggaaattaaataataataataataataggctGGAACCCAaaactctttttctgtctgtgcaacTTCCGGCTCTTGCCCCAACTTGCAggtccacagagatgaaacatcactgttcaattttttttttccaaactgatcaaaaatgtataaatatcagCACAAGCTTCTGAATTACAACAAGGCACATGTGATGCCACCCAGTGGGTTAGTCCTCTCAGACAGAATGACGTCCACACAGAGTTGGCCTGAGCAAGGTTGGGCACTGTTACAGTTGTTGTTAGTGGCGTCTTtctctcaggctgaggagccgGTGTGCAGGCTGAGAGGGGATCCTGAGAGTCCTCAGCTGTCTAAGGACGGGGACATTATGCTGGGGGGAatcttctctttccacagcagctggaaggaaagaagagatacCTACATGCACAAACCACTGCCACTGGAATGTACCAGGTAAATTATACTGTAGAAATATTTGGGTTTAAAATATTAAGAGGAAGTGTGTAGAGATAGagatataaaaaagaaaaaagagttaTCAAAATAAGTACTGAAATTATAAATATTCCCTGTTGGGTGATTTAATGCCATTAAATGATTCAATTTACTGTGCTATTGTTTCTATTTCAAGTGGTGCAACCAGTAAAATATAACTCTTTGCTTTAAGTTTGAACTTCAGAGGGTTCCAGTTTGCCCAGGCTATGCTTTTTGCCATCGAGGAgattaacaacagcacagacttGCTGCCTGGCATCTCTCTGGGCTATAAAATGTATGATGCTTGTGGATCCATTGCCAGAAGTGTGAGGGTTGTACTGGCCTTGGCTAATGGAAATGAAATTTTATCTGCTCCCTCTGAGGCACCATGTACCAGACCTGCACAGGTGCAGGCTATTATGGGAGAAACTTCTTCCTCTCCATGTATGGCTATATCTACTGTTATTGGACCTTTTAAGATCCCACTGGTGAGTAGATTTAGTGAATATATTCGTGAAAAATACTTATTCTGTAATTCcatatatgtttatatgtttcATATTTATCTTAGTATATTTATGTTGTGAATTTtatctcatttcttttctcttttagatcAGTCACTTTGCCACCTGTGCTTGTCTCAGTGACAAAACCAAGTACCCATCCTTCCTCAGAACAATACCCAGTGACTACTACCAGAGCAGAGGCCTGGCACAGTTGGTCAAGCACTTTGGTTGGACTTGGGTTGGAGCTATCAGAACCAATGATGATTATGGTAATAATGGGATGGCTGCTTTCATAgaaactgcacagcagctgggaaTCTGTCTGGAGTACTCTGTGCCTTTCTTTAGAACAGATCCACcagacaaaatacaaaagacaATTGACATTATCAAGGCGTCCACCTCCAAAGTGATTGTTGCTTTTATCTCCCACATGGATATGGATGTACTAATACGTGAGTTGTCCTACCACGATTTGACTGGATACCAGTGGGTAGGCAGTGAGGGCTGGATCTTTGATTCTCAAACTGCAGAACTGGATACGCATCATATTCTGGATGGTGCCATAGGCCTGTCCATCCCCAAAACACATGTCAGTGGCATGAGAGAGTTCATACTGGATGTGAAGCCACTCAATTCATCTAGTAATGAAATCTTTACTGAATTCTGGGAGACGTTATTTAGCTGTAAGTTCAAGCAGTCAGAGTCAtcagcagagaatcagagagaatGTACTGGACATGAAGATTTGACTGGAGTGCATAACAGCTTCACTGATATGTCCCTCATGCCTATATTTAACAATGTTTACAAAGGAGTGTATGCTGTGGCTCATGCACTTCATAGTATTCTGGGCTGTAATGAAACATGTAACAAGAAGGTGCAGCTAGATCCATTCACGGTGAGTTCAACACTAAATACTaacattctcattttcacatgaggtcacaagaaaaatggttccagtgtttttaaaagtgttccctctgtctgtgatgctgctgagtgATCAGATCTACAGGATGTTTGTCACAATTAACCAAATCATTAACTGTCTTCTTAGattttacagcacataaaaaaggttcacttcaaaacaaaggaaggagaTGAGGTTTTCTTCAATGAGGACGGAGACCCAGCAGCAAAGTATGAAATTATAAACTGGCAGCCAAGAGAAAATGATGTTGTGGACTTTGTCACAGTTGGTCTCTATGATGCATCTTTAcctgcagaaaagcagctgaatctgCACAATAAGACTTTAATTTGGGCAAAGAACTCAACACAGGTATGTTACCAAATATAATACATTATAATTGTTACTGTATGATAATGTTCAAAAATTCATGTGTTGCAAAGACACCACctggtaaaaataaatgctcGTACACTTTGCTGATAGTAGTTTTGTCCATGCAGGTGCCTGTGTCAGTCTGCAGTGAGAAATGTCCCCCAGGGACTCGTAAGGTTCTCCAGAAAGGAAagcctgtctgctgctatgACTGTATAAgatgtgcagagggagaaataagcAATATTACAGGTCTGGTAATTTTTAATGTGggattttttctttattgtgctacaaaaaaaattgtcataATCACATGCCGGTTTCCATAAATggcacattttaattttctaatgTCCAAAGTAGGACATGTGACCCTGGTGAATTTGCAATGACTGTAAAATATTCTCAACAAGTTTAACGCCTGCTTTAATTTTTACGTTTCAGATtctgtcacctgtgtgagatGCCGACCTGAATTCTGgtcaaatgagagaagagatgcttgtgtaaagaaggaggcagagtttCTATCATATGAAGAAATTATGGGAGCACTGCTCACTGCAGCGTCACTGTTTGGAACATGCATGACTGTAGttgttgcattcatttttttcagacacaggaaaactcCTATTGTCAGGGCCAAcaactctgagctgagcttcctgctgctcttctccttgactctgtgtttcctgtgctctCTGACCTTCATTGGCCAGCCCACTGAGTGGTCCTgcatgctgagacacacagcattcGGCATCACCTTTGTCCTGTGTATCTCTTGTGTTCTGGGGAAAACTATAGTGGTGTTAATGGCCTTCAGGGCCACACTTCCAGgcagtaatgtgatgaaatggtttggacctgcacagcagagactcagtgttCTGGCTTTCACTCTCATACAGGTTGTTATATGTATCATGTGGTTAAcaatttctcctccttttccattGAAGAATTTTAAGGACTTCAAGGACAAAATCATCTTAGAGTGCGCTCTGGGCTCAGCTCTGGGCTTTTGGGCTGTACTTGGGTATATAGGAGTTCTGGccatgttatgttttgttcttgCTTTTCTGGCTCGGAAACTGCCCGATAACTTTAATGAAGCCAAATTTATCACCTTCAGCATGTTGATATTCTGTGCAGTGTGGCTCACTTTCATTCCAGCATATGTCAGCTCTCCTGGGaagttcagtgttgctgtggaaatatttgctatcctggcctccagctttggactgctcatttgtatttttattccaaaatgttacattatcttaatgaaaccagagaagaatacaaaaaagaatATGATGGGGAAGGCAGCACCAAAATCATTCTGAGAAGTTCAAATAATAAGGTGGCAAAGGAATTCAGGAGCCACGacaatatttacagtttttgtttacAAGATAGT of the Toxotes jaculatrix isolate fToxJac2 chromosome 9, fToxJac2.pri, whole genome shotgun sequence genome contains:
- the LOC121187604 gene encoding extracellular calcium-sensing receptor-like, which produces MLGGIFSFHSSWKERRDTYMHKPLPLECTSLNFRGFQFAQAMLFAIEEINNSTDLLPGISLGYKMYDACGSIARSVRVVLALANGNEILSAPSEAPCTRPAQVQAIMGETSSSPCMAISTVIGPFKIPLISHFATCACLSDKTKYPSFLRTIPSDYYQSRGLAQLVKHFGWTWVGAIRTNDDYGNNGMAAFIETAQQLGICLEYSVPFFRTDPPDKIQKTIDIIKASTSKVIVAFISHMDMDVLIRELSYHDLTGYQWVGSEGWIFDSQTAELDTHHILDGAIGLSIPKTHVSGMREFILDVKPLNSSSNEIFTEFWETLFSCKFKQSESSAENQRECTGHEDLTGVHNSFTDMSLMPIFNNVYKGVYAVAHALHSILGCNETCNKKVQLDPFTILQHIKKVHFKTKEGDEVFFNEDGDPAAKYEIINWQPRENDVVDFVTVGLYDASLPAEKQLNLHNKTLIWAKNSTQVPVSVCSEKCPPGTRKVLQKGKPVCCYDCIRCAEGEISNITDSVTCVRCRPEFWSNERRDACVKKEAEFLSYEEIMGALLTAASLFGTCMTVVVAFIFFRHRKTPIVRANNSELSFLLLFSLTLCFLCSLTFIGQPTEWSCMLRHTAFGITFVLCISCVLGKTIVVLMAFRATLPGSNVMKWFGPAQQRLSVLAFTLIQVVICIMWLTISPPFPLKNFKDFKDKIILECALGSALGFWAVLGYIGVLAMLCFVLAFLARKLPDNFNEAKFITFSMLIFCAVWLTFIPAYVSSPGKFSVAVEIFAILASSFGLLICIFIPKCYIILMKPEKNTKKNMMGKAAPKSF